The following nucleotide sequence is from Mytilus edulis chromosome 13, xbMytEdul2.2, whole genome shotgun sequence.
atcaatcccaaccttccttttgtggtcataaaccttgtgtttaatttcatagatttctatttacttaaactaaagttatagtgcgaaaaccaatgtgtcttcggacgacgacgacaaagacgacgacgccaacatcataccaatgtacgaccgcaaattttttttGCGGTCGATAAGAACGCCATAATGTTGTAAGAATTCGACACGTAACACAGTAATACTATGCATTTGATTGGAGGACTTCAAAAAATGACCAGACCTGCTTTCTTATGCttaccaataaatattttttttatattttatacaggTCTTTACCATTTTACAATAAGCAACCAGCTGCCTTCATCACCACCCGCCAAATGTTGAGTTTtataatcaataaatatataaatacagtCAACTCTCGATTTATCAAAGCCAGTCCgaccagagaaatattttgatattttatccaTAGTtcgacagacagacagacagacagacagaggtctTTATTATTTGCACCTCTACATATGCGATAATTGGTATTTTCTGAACATGAAGTTATTCGATAATCGGTATGACACAATCATATGAAAAAGTATTGTACTCATTGCATGCAAGTTTCAACTTCTAtgggatatttttttctattaaattgaTCCTAATCTGCGGTTAAAAAAGGCCGTCCAAAACAAAGTCTTTtagtaaatattaatttaattataTCTACATAACAGTCTATTAATACTATATGCAAACATTAACACAATAGTGCAAATCCTTTATAGATCAATATGATATCATGCATGTAGACCACTTTATATAGTCATTTACATTTCCTCAATCTCTAGCTTACAGAGAAGGTTAGCATCTTGTGTTAGCTTCATGCAAAATAAATTCCACGCTTTTAACATGAATACATTTGTTAAATTCCGTGTTGCGTCAAGGCAAGTCTACTCTCAGTCAATTACATTCAATCTGCCTTTAAAAAAATCACTCTTTCGTTCTTTCCCCATCAATAATttcattaatacatgtataaagtaccATCGTACAACTATTTAAGTTGATTTCTTGACACTTTGTGTATACGCTGTCATTATAAGGTCGCATATCTCTGGAATTCCAACCATATTTTTAGCCTGAGTAAATAAAGTTGGTCCACACTGTCTCATCATGGCTGCATCCCTTTCCATTACCTAAAATATCCGTCAAAAATTATATCAACGACATGTTATTTACTGAACACAACACAACtcttcttacataattaaatcaTGTAAAAGAGAAAGCATGACAATAAATAAACTCCTCATGgacaccaggattaaattttgtattaacgccagaGGCGCTTTTCGTCTTCAGAAGcctcagcagtgacgctcgagtccaaaaaagttataaggctaaatgaagtacgaagttggaaagcattgaggaccaaaattcctaaaagttttgccaaatacagctaagtaatttattcctgaagtagaaaagcctttgtatttctaaatttcaaaagtacaaaatgttttgaaatacattttattaatgaCTTGGCAAATGTAAGAAAACTTTTTGTTTGCCTTAACAGCAGTTGGATGTCACAAGAACCAGTCTTACTAAACAGTATTGTACAGTTGCTGGTAAGCAAAAACAATAAGAGTTACGATATAATTttgcaaacattttaaaaagaatctAGTATGTAAGAAGAACCAATACAGAAACTCTATTTACAAGTACGGCTAATTTTTCGCTTCAACACTGACTCCAGTATTATATCACTAAaagtttgccttttttttttttttaaatatcttatattcaattttgaaattgtttttttatttatacttacTTTTAGATCAGCTCCCACGGCTTCTGCCAGATCTGTTTTATTTACCACTAACGAGTCACTCTGTGTAATGCCTGGGCCACCTTTTCTAGGAATCTTGTCACCCCCTGCTACAtcgattatataaataatataatccGCTAATTCTCTGCTAAAATTCGCTGCCAGATTATCACCTCCAGATTCTATTATAACTACTTCCGGGTCAAACTTTCTCGTGAGATCTCGGACTTCCTCCATATTTAAAGAATAGTCCTATAAGTATATATAACGAAAATAATATTCTGTTCATCTATAATATACGTTTGACTTACTGAAACATATGAAATAACAAGGCTCATATAAAGCCTAATGTTTCAGATGTTAACTGAAATGCTAAAAATAAACTACAATTggcagaaaaaaaaccattaaaatatTCCTCAAGAAGActataattaataaaaaagatGATTATATATGTTATAGGTAATGATTGTCTTAGTGAGCAAATCATTATGATAATCAGTGAAAAAGTATCAAGTTATAGTTTATCGTTGGGTGCCGCTTGTTTAATCTTAAGATTGCCAAATTCATAAAGGAACAAATATAAACAGAATAACACTACAAAGATtggtttttaaaaaattgaaaaagaagccaagttttttttaagaacagAGGATACATATAGATATGACCGTATCTGATACCAATAACAGACATCGAAAAATCACAcaatataacatagaaaaattattttaaagcaaATCAAGTTCAACCGTCATGACCGTGACAAACCACAAATATTTATACGATTCTTAAATGTTTGGAATCAAAATGTCACCACTAAGTGTGAATGACACGTGCTTCTTAATTCAAACAAGTCTTTTGCCACTCGGGTTGTACCCGTCATGGTGATCAATACTTGTACGAATCTGAGAGGAACTGTATACGATGAAAGTAATGGACGACCGCAAGGACGGtttgttattgtttgttaaacgtacagtggcaaatatttcatacataaataAAGCGGGTCGCTATTTTGGATAACGACAAATGAAACCCATTAATTGTCATCTTAGATACACAATTTCCGAATGATGGCGCCTGCACAACTTGTGGGGATATCAATTTACAGAAAGGAACTCTGAAGCTTCTTTGTTAGTAGCTGCGGAAACGTAGCTGTATGTCTAATTGATATTTTtcgatattataaaaaaaaattctcaaggAACCAAGAGCTGCAGATTCATGTGAAATCATAAAATATGCTTGTTAAGAGCAGTAATCTTTTATAAAGAACATCCTGATAGAAATTCAAAAGTATATGACTTGTGTTATCTCCTTTTCAACgtgatacatttttgtaattctAGTCAAAATTCTGTAACTGcattgaaattaatattttttcgATTCGTGGATATAGAATGTTATCGTCCATATATATCACATTCAACATAAAAACCATCGGGAATCAGTATAATATGTTATGCTGGGTATGTTGCGTTGTCCATATATCAAAGGAAACCAACattaaatgtaacaaaacatgctCATTTTCATTGACTAATTGGCACTTCCATGATTGCTGCTCATTGCTTTTAATACTAGGAACAAAGCATAAACATTGAATCATTTTACAGAACCGTTCACGGAAAAGAGATGAAGAAAAGCAATGAAATCGCTGGTCGTATGCTTCGCGGGTTGCTTTCTTTAgttgctgtgcatgtactgattttgtattATGGATGGATACTCCATATCCTTTCTTGGCTATTGTACTAATTCTACAATTTAATACCTCTCTAATGGCAGCATGGGGACACCCACCAGTTTCTACTGCTGTCATTCTCTCCTCGGGTAAAGCTTTATTTCTCACTAAAAATTCCCAGTCCTCTCTGAAagtatttatacaattttaacatgttttgttattttttcagaAAATCAACATTCCTCATAACGCTGTGAATATTCAGAACCATTATTACATTGTATAATGTGGGACTTTTATTGGTATTTCGAATATCATATGCCACTTGCGTCTTGAACAATTAAAACTAGCATTTGTCTCGAACAATTTAAATAAACATGTGTCTCGAACATTTAAAACTAACATGTGTCTCGAACAACTAAAACTAACATGTGTTGAACAATTAAAACTTATATGTGTCTCGAACAATTTAAACTTAACAAATGTctcgaacaattaaaaataatagatGTCTCgaagaatttaaattaaaaactgTCTCGAACAATTAAACCTAGAAACTGATCGTGTAGATATTTTTCCTTtgattggatttattttatttttctggtttCTATGGTTTTAGATTGATACTGATTTACCAAGAACACACATTCTACGCAGAATAATTATCGCGTACGtattcgttaaaaaaaaaaaaaacttggaaaAATATGAGCGTAACAGATATATATACAAACTTTGTGTTGTCTTCTTTGATTAAAGACAACTTTATACATAAATGACATATTACAATAGTCACGATTAACATTGTGACATTAAGTGTTTCCTTCTCGACCTTCTCGACCGATTTACGTTTATGTTTACTGgtgatgttttaatattttgaaaccgtcatgtatttttatttgtattcatctgatgagtgaagcctttttcaactgatctttaaagttcgttcttatgttgaactgttacgCATATGTCTGATGTTAGGGGAAGGTCGGGATCctgctaaaatgtttaaccccgccaaattctgtatgtatttgcctgtcccaagtcaggagcctgtaattcagtggttgtcgttagttgatgtgttacatattgtgtttttcgttcatttttgtactttaaataggtcgttagttttctcgtttgaattgttttacatttttcatttcagggccttttgtagctgaccatgcggtatgggctttgttcattgctgaaggccttatggtgacctattgacaatcataccacatcttcttttttatatgatatgtgATACGTACAGGGACATACTTATAATGCATGTGTTATATTTCTTTGTGATGCTGGTTTCCAAACTGCATGCGCAGGTGATGCCTTTATAAATGTGTTAGTACAATGAATATGTCTcactttacaatataaaaaagaagatgtggtatgattgccaatgagacaactgtccacaagagacaaaaacgacaaagacattaacaactataggtcatcgtacggccttcaacaatgagcaaagcccataccgaatagtcagctataaaagaccccgataagacaatgtaaaacaactcaaacgagaaaactaacagccttatttatataaaaaaaaaatgaacgaaaaacaaatatgtaatacataaacaaaagacagccactgaattacaggctcctgatggTTTCAATGAATATGTCTCACTTTACAATCCTGGTTTCCAAACCGCATGCGGAGGTGATGCctgtatacatttgtatgtaaaaTGAATGTCTAACTTTACAAAAGTTTTTACTGATTCTGCCACGCAAAAATTATTATCATGTAATATCGATGTAGAAAGATTCATTCCTTATCTTGATTATAGAGTTGGTTAAATGTCCGTTTAAAAAAGTCTGTCTTTTTCTCATATCTGGTTCGGTTTGACAATATAAATGTCactctttttgtaatttttcatgaTCGCCGATTGTCTCATCTGCTTTGgtaaaataccaaaaatgtaTTTTCTTACTAAATTGATAGGCGTTCAAAATGATACATACATTTGAAGTTGAGTTTTCGTATTTACTGACGGGGTACAAAACAAGTACCAAAATTGTGAACCCTATATATACAACAGTGTACAGGCATCGTGAAACAAGTTGGTTGCATGCTCACAAAAACGCCATGATGTTGTAGAAATGCAACACGTAACACAGTAATACTATGCATCTGATTTCAGGACTTTAAAAAGTGACCAGACAAATAAATGCAGGGGTAATTAGCCCTGATTTCTTATGCTTACcaataatatattttgtaatttctttATACAGGTCTTTACCATTTTGCAATCAACAACCAGCTGCCTCCGTCTCCACCCGCGAAATGTTGAgttttattatcaataaatatatagatacagtcAACATTCGTTATATCGAAACCAGTCcaaccagagaaatatttcgagatacctATAATTCGACTTATACAAATAACAGAAGTTTGAGACTAAGGGACACAGCTCAGTCAGGCTTAGCTTAGTAAGGCATGTTCGACCCTAACCATTACTTGTCTGATTTTCACAGCCAATCCCATAATTCTAGAAATTTGGGATAAATATTGAAGGAAACCGAAAAAGATTTATAACTGAATATTATAATTGTTATGGTTCATTACAACAGAATATAAACTGGTTAAAATCTTTGCTGTacgaagacaataacaatcaaaaccaaggagtaaacaaagactcacaaaaaccaaaggacatttaaacagttacgattgccaatgagacaacttttcacaaaaGACCAGATGACATAGAATTTAGAATCTATGTGTCATTGTACGGCCTGTAACAATGGCCCAAGCGAAAACCGTAAAGCAATCTATAAAAAGACCAGACATGATAAACGTAAATCAATTATTAAGTTTCCTTCGTTCGTTGTCTTATTGTCGATATTCTGGTCGTGTCAATTGCGTCTAGATATGAGCTTTGAAAAGTATAACGATGACACACACGATGCTAACTCAGTAATGCACATGATCTCACGTCTTTAGATCTATGGCTATTGGAATTATTTCCAAGCAGGATTTTTTATTTGCACCTCAAAATATGTAGTAATCGGTATTATTTGCACCTAGACATGTGTGCGACAATCAGTATTATTTGTACCTCAACTTATGCATTTATCGGTATTATTTGCACCTTGACACCTGCGATAATCAGTATTTTTGCACTTCGACTTATGCGATAATGGGTATAAAACGGTtatatgcaaaaaaacaaaacaattgtacTCCTAGCATGCAAGTTTGACTTCTAGAAGATACTTTCCTTTTAAATGAATCATAATCTGCGGTTAAAAATCTGCAGTCTAAAACAAAGGCTTTCATTGAATATACTAGATTTAATCGTATCTACATAACAGTTTATTAATACTGTAATCAAACATTAACATTATAGTGCAATATCCTTTTTTGATCAAGAAGACGTCATATACCACTTTATATAGTCCTTTACATTTTCCTAAATCTTCTTTAAGAGAAGCGTTAGCTTCTGGTGTAAGCTTCATACGAAACACATTCAACGCTGTTAAAGAACATGAATTATTATACATTATTTGGTAAATACTGTTTTGCGTCAAGGCTAGTTTACTCTCAGTCAATTTCATTTCATCTGTCTTTTAAATTTAACTTTCTGTACTTTCTCAactcataaatacatgtataaagtattgtttaataattttttaagtTGATTTCTTGACACTTTGTTTATATGCTGTCATTATAAGGTCGCATATCTCTGGAATTCCAATCATGTTTTTAGCCTGAGTAAATAAAGTTGGTCCACCTTGTCTCATCATGGCTGCATCCCTTTCCATTACCTAAAATATTCGTAAAAATATATCAACGACATGTAATTTATTAAACACAACTGTCTTATATAATTAAACGAAAAACGATTAAACAAGAGCTATGGTGTAGTTTTTGTAACATAGAGGTCCCGGGTTTGAGTCCCGGATGAGACATGCGATTTTGCAAGAAGAatcatgctctccggttacacaaccatgcacaggcacttgtctcagaaaaaaaaaatcctatataccttaatataacacccATGGGATGTATCAACACAGATACAAAAAACATGTACACTATATTTCCAAGTATAACATATTTTCCTTTTCAATACTGACCCTGTTTATATAAGActgttttattgtaaaatattttacttttacctTATTACTTTGGATTTCTGTTTTTATACTTACTTTTAGATCAGCTCCCACGGCTTCTGCCAGATCTGTTTTATTTACCACTAACAAGTCACTCTGTGTAATGCCTGGACCACCTTTTCTAGGAATCTTGTCACCCCCTGCTACAtcgattatataaataatataatccGCTAATTCTCTGCTAAAATTCGCTGCCAGATTATCACCTCCAGATTCTATTATAACTACTTCCGGGTCAAACTTTCTCGTGAGATCTCGGACTTCCTCCATATTTAAAGAATAGTCCTATAAGTATAACGAA
It contains:
- the LOC139500758 gene encoding urease accessory protein UreG-like, with protein sequence MTAVETGGCPHAAIREDYSLNMEEVRDLTRKFDPEVVIIESGGDNLAANFSRELADYIIYIIDVAGGDKIPRKGGPGITQSDSLVVNKTDLAEAVGADLKVMERDAAMMRQCGPTLFTQAKNMVGIPEICDLIMTAYTQSVKKST
- the LOC139501186 gene encoding urease accessory protein UreG-like, with product MTAVETGGCPHAAIREDYSLNMEEVRDLTRKFDPEVVIIESGGDNLAANFSRELADYIIYIIDVAGGDKIPRKGGPGITQSDLLVVNKTDLAEAVGADLKVMERDAAMMRQGGPTLFTQAKNMIGIPEICDLIMTAYKQSVKKST